From one Eptesicus fuscus isolate TK198812 chromosome 3, DD_ASM_mEF_20220401, whole genome shotgun sequence genomic stretch:
- the KCNJ15 gene encoding ATP-sensitive inward rectifier potassium channel 15 isoform X2, whose protein sequence is MVARWAKGSQDGAPALKKTASDLLSGPKRLTMDPVHLSMSRAPLVKHSDRPRVMSKSGHSNVRIDKVDGIYLLYLQDLWTTVIDMKWRYKLTLFAATFVMTWFLFGVIYYAIAFIHGDLEPGEPISNHTPCIMKVDSLTGAFLFSLESQTTIGYGVRSITEECPHAIFLLVAQLVITTLIEIFITGTFLAKIARPKKRAETIKFSHCAVITKQNGKLCLVIQVANMRKSLLIQCQLSGKLLQTHVTKEGERILLNQASVKFHVDSSSESPFLILPLTFYHVLDETSPLRDLTPQNLKEKDFELVVLLNATVESTSAVCQSRTSYIPEEIYWGFEFVPVVSLSKNGKYVADFSQFEQIRKSPDCTFYCADSEKQKLEEKYRQEDQRERELRTLLLQQSNV, encoded by the exons ATGGTAGCCAGGTGGGCGAAGGGGAGCCAGGACGGTGCGCCCGCCTTGAAGAAGACGGCTTCTGACCTGCTGA GTGGTCCCAAGAGGCTGACAATGGACCCCGTGCACCTCAGCATGTCCCGCGCGCCTCTGGTGAAGCACTCGGACAGGCCCCGCGTCATGTCCAAGAGCGGGCACAGCAATGTGAGAATCGACAAGGTGGATGGCATCTACTTACTCTACCTTCAAGACCTGTGGACCACCGTGATCGACATGAAGTGGAGATACAAACTCACCCTGTTCGCGGCCACGTTCGTCATGACCTGGTTCCTTTTCGGGGTGATCTACTACGCCATCGCGTTCATTCACGGGGACCTAGAACCTGGTGAGCCCATTTCTAACCACACCCCCTGCATCATGAAGGTGGACTCGCTCACGGGGGCGTTTCTCTTCTCCCTGGAGTCCCAGACCACCATCGGCTACGGCGTCCGCTCCATCACGGAGGAGTGCCCTCATGCCATCTTCCTGCTGGTCGCCCAGCTGGTCATCACCACCTTGATCGAGATCTTCATCACGGGCACCTTCCTGGCCAAAATCGCCAGACCCAAGAAGCGGGCGGAGACCATCAAGTTCAGCCACTGCGCGGTCATCACCAAGCAGAACGGGAAGCTGTGCCTGGTGATCCAGGTGGCCAACATGCGCAAGAGCCTCCTGATCCAGTGCCAGCTCTCCGGCAAGCTCCTGCAGACCCACGTCACCAAGGAGGGCGAGCGCATCCTCCTCAACCAGGCCTCCGTCAAGTTCCACGTGGACTCCTCTTCCGAGAGCCCCTTCCTCATTTTGCCCTTGACCTTCTACCACGTGCTGGATGAGACCAGCCCCCTGAGAGATCTCACACCCCAAAACCTGAAGGAGAAGGACTTTGAGCTCGTCGTGCTCCTCAATGCCACCGTGGAGTCCACCAGCGCCGTCTGCCAGAGCCGCACGTCCTACATCCCGGAGGAGATCTACTGGGGCTTTGAGTTCGTGCCTGTGGTTTCTCTCTCCAAGAACGGCAAGTACGTGGCTGACTTCAGTCAGTTCGAGCAGATCCGGAAGAGCCCCGACTGCACGTTTTACTGCGCGGATTCCGAGAAGCAGAAACTGGAGGAGAAGTACAGGCAGGAGGACCAGCGGGAGAGAGAACTGCGGACTCTCCTGTTACAGCAGAGCAATGTCTGA
- the KCNJ15 gene encoding ATP-sensitive inward rectifier potassium channel 15 isoform X1, whose translation MDPVHLSMSRAPLVKHSDRPRVMSKSGHSNVRIDKVDGIYLLYLQDLWTTVIDMKWRYKLTLFAATFVMTWFLFGVIYYAIAFIHGDLEPGEPISNHTPCIMKVDSLTGAFLFSLESQTTIGYGVRSITEECPHAIFLLVAQLVITTLIEIFITGTFLAKIARPKKRAETIKFSHCAVITKQNGKLCLVIQVANMRKSLLIQCQLSGKLLQTHVTKEGERILLNQASVKFHVDSSSESPFLILPLTFYHVLDETSPLRDLTPQNLKEKDFELVVLLNATVESTSAVCQSRTSYIPEEIYWGFEFVPVVSLSKNGKYVADFSQFEQIRKSPDCTFYCADSEKQKLEEKYRQEDQRERELRTLLLQQSNV comes from the coding sequence ATGGACCCCGTGCACCTCAGCATGTCCCGCGCGCCTCTGGTGAAGCACTCGGACAGGCCCCGCGTCATGTCCAAGAGCGGGCACAGCAATGTGAGAATCGACAAGGTGGATGGCATCTACTTACTCTACCTTCAAGACCTGTGGACCACCGTGATCGACATGAAGTGGAGATACAAACTCACCCTGTTCGCGGCCACGTTCGTCATGACCTGGTTCCTTTTCGGGGTGATCTACTACGCCATCGCGTTCATTCACGGGGACCTAGAACCTGGTGAGCCCATTTCTAACCACACCCCCTGCATCATGAAGGTGGACTCGCTCACGGGGGCGTTTCTCTTCTCCCTGGAGTCCCAGACCACCATCGGCTACGGCGTCCGCTCCATCACGGAGGAGTGCCCTCATGCCATCTTCCTGCTGGTCGCCCAGCTGGTCATCACCACCTTGATCGAGATCTTCATCACGGGCACCTTCCTGGCCAAAATCGCCAGACCCAAGAAGCGGGCGGAGACCATCAAGTTCAGCCACTGCGCGGTCATCACCAAGCAGAACGGGAAGCTGTGCCTGGTGATCCAGGTGGCCAACATGCGCAAGAGCCTCCTGATCCAGTGCCAGCTCTCCGGCAAGCTCCTGCAGACCCACGTCACCAAGGAGGGCGAGCGCATCCTCCTCAACCAGGCCTCCGTCAAGTTCCACGTGGACTCCTCTTCCGAGAGCCCCTTCCTCATTTTGCCCTTGACCTTCTACCACGTGCTGGATGAGACCAGCCCCCTGAGAGATCTCACACCCCAAAACCTGAAGGAGAAGGACTTTGAGCTCGTCGTGCTCCTCAATGCCACCGTGGAGTCCACCAGCGCCGTCTGCCAGAGCCGCACGTCCTACATCCCGGAGGAGATCTACTGGGGCTTTGAGTTCGTGCCTGTGGTTTCTCTCTCCAAGAACGGCAAGTACGTGGCTGACTTCAGTCAGTTCGAGCAGATCCGGAAGAGCCCCGACTGCACGTTTTACTGCGCGGATTCCGAGAAGCAGAAACTGGAGGAGAAGTACAGGCAGGAGGACCAGCGGGAGAGAGAACTGCGGACTCTCCTGTTACAGCAGAGCAATGTCTGA